A single genomic interval of Flavobacteriales bacterium harbors:
- a CDS encoding VIT1/CCC1 transporter family protein, translating to MGEPSNNHVEFKLHKSGGGFLAKYQEYLGEFVYGGIDGSITTFAVVAGAAGASLDSSIILIMGFANLFADGFSMSIGAYLAAKSEKEFYKNQERIEYWEVDNIPDKEREEIKEIYRRKGFEGKLLEQVVEVITADKKRWVDVMMKEELELIEDKKSPFKIGLVTFLSFFVLGLIPLLIYVIDYISPLEINLLFVSSLLTLLMFFFIGYFKGLINQVNKYRSALETFLMGGVAAFVAYYVGFFIDNLIR from the coding sequence ATGGGAGAACCTTCAAATAACCATGTTGAGTTTAAACTACATAAGAGTGGAGGAGGTTTTCTGGCTAAATATCAAGAGTATTTAGGGGAATTTGTCTATGGAGGAATTGATGGTAGTATTACCACCTTTGCTGTAGTAGCTGGAGCTGCTGGAGCAAGTTTAGATTCGTCAATTATCCTTATTATGGGGTTTGCTAATTTATTTGCAGATGGTTTCTCCATGTCGATAGGAGCCTATTTAGCAGCGAAGTCGGAAAAAGAGTTTTACAAAAATCAAGAGAGAATCGAATATTGGGAAGTAGACAATATTCCAGATAAAGAACGAGAAGAAATTAAGGAGATTTATCGACGAAAAGGGTTTGAAGGAAAATTGTTAGAACAAGTAGTGGAGGTAATTACAGCAGATAAAAAACGATGGGTGGATGTAATGATGAAAGAAGAGTTGGAATTGATTGAGGATAAAAAATCTCCTTTCAAAATAGGATTAGTTACCTTTTTATCCTTTTTCGTTTTAGGGCTTATTCCTTTATTAATTTATGTTATCGACTATATTAGTCCCCTTGAAATTAATTTACTTTTTGTATCTTCTTTGTTGACGCTATTAATGTTTTTCTTTATCGGTTACTTTAAAGGATTAATTAATCAAGTCAATAAGTATAGAAGTGCGCTAGAAACTTTCTTAATGGGGGGTGTCGCAGCTTTTGTTGCTTATTATGTTGGTTTTTTTATTGATAATTTAATAAGGTAA
- a CDS encoding T9SS type A sorting domain-containing protein, with protein sequence MKSILIIGLVFILGHFFGQNATEFSIEIEPLTITNAPGVHSYSWGKTSDGKWVVFGGRIDGLHRRQPFAAFLEQDNNKQVYVIDPVGNQVWSKALSTLPASLFEQLQATNQQFYQRDSILYITGGYGYSATENDHITYPYLSSVSLNELARAIINQESIITYFRQINDSRFAVTGGQMGYLNNQFYIVGGQLFDGRYNPMGPNNGPGFIQEYSEKIKRFNLMDDGVNLSVSNYTETVDATNLHRRDYNMAPQIFPNGELGYTAFSGVFQPTVDLPFLNSVDITATNHQVNNGFSQYLSQYHSAKLPVYDGVENAMNTIFFGGMSQYTLDNSGNLVQDDNVPFVKTISKVVRYSNGTMNEIKLPIEMPTLVGSGAEFIPFGDYFNHEILYLDSLPLERTLIGYVFGGIESTGENIFFINDGTQSSASNIAYKVYLTKGTTSIGSQQIKGQNVLNLKVYPNSFKDDLQLEFYNPSQGDLTVTIYSLAGKQLHFQRLIDLERGTVKKILSLGKLAKGVYKLELTNGIEKTVVSILKE encoded by the coding sequence AAAGTGGGTTGTTTTTGGGGGACGAATAGATGGTTTGCATCGAAGACAACCTTTTGCAGCTTTTTTGGAACAAGATAATAATAAACAGGTATATGTTATTGATCCAGTAGGAAATCAAGTTTGGTCAAAAGCATTAAGCACTTTGCCAGCAAGTTTATTTGAGCAATTACAAGCAACTAATCAACAGTTTTATCAGCGGGATTCTATTTTATATATAACTGGTGGATATGGATACAGTGCAACAGAAAATGATCACATCACTTACCCTTATTTATCATCAGTTTCGCTCAATGAATTGGCTAGAGCAATTATTAATCAAGAGAGTATTATAACTTATTTTAGACAAATTAATGATTCAAGATTTGCTGTAACAGGTGGACAAATGGGATATTTGAATAACCAATTTTATATTGTTGGAGGACAGTTGTTTGATGGAAGGTATAATCCAATGGGACCCAATAACGGACCAGGATTTATTCAAGAGTATAGCGAAAAAATAAAGCGATTCAATCTTATGGATGATGGAGTAAATTTATCCGTCTCTAATTATACAGAAACTGTAGATGCAACAAATCTCCATCGAAGAGATTATAATATGGCGCCTCAAATATTTCCTAATGGTGAATTAGGTTATACTGCGTTTAGTGGTGTATTTCAACCTACTGTAGACCTACCATTTTTAAATTCAGTAGATATTACTGCTACTAATCATCAAGTCAATAATGGATTTAGTCAGTACCTTAGTCAATATCATAGCGCCAAACTTCCTGTATATGATGGAGTAGAAAATGCTATGAATACTATTTTCTTTGGAGGAATGAGTCAATATACCTTGGATAACTCGGGGAATTTAGTTCAAGATGATAATGTACCATTTGTAAAAACAATAAGCAAAGTTGTAAGGTATTCTAATGGAACAATGAATGAAATTAAATTGCCGATAGAAATGCCAACGTTAGTAGGTTCTGGAGCTGAGTTTATCCCTTTTGGTGATTACTTTAATCATGAAATTCTTTATCTGGATTCGTTACCTTTAGAACGTACATTAATAGGGTATGTGTTTGGTGGAATTGAAAGTACTGGAGAAAATATTTTTTTTATTAATGATGGAACGCAAAGTAGTGCAAGTAATATTGCTTATAAAGTCTACCTTACAAAGGGAACAACGAGTATTGGTAGCCAGCAGATAAAAGGACAAAATGTCTTGAATTTAAAAGTTTATCCTAATTCGTTTAAAGATGATTTACAGTTGGAGTTTTATAATCCTAGTCAAGGTGATTTAACTGTTACGATCTATTCTTTAGCAGGAAAACAACTTCATTTTCAAAGGTTAATTGATTTAGAAAGGGGAACCGTTAAAAAAATATTATCTTTAGGAAAATTGGCGAAAGGAGTATATAAACTCGAACTGACCAATGGAATAGAAAAAACAGTTGTTTCAATTCTAAAAGAATAA